A genomic region of Barnesiella propionica contains the following coding sequences:
- a CDS encoding glycine--tRNA ligase: protein MAQEDVFKKLVSHCKEYGFVFPSSEIYDGLGAVYDYGQMGVELKNNIKKYWWDSMVLLHENIVGIDSAIFMHPTIWKASGHVDAFNDPLIDNKDSKKRYRADVLIEDLLAKMDEKIEKEVEKAAKRFGDSFDEALFRETNPRIIEHKTKREELHTRFAKALNDNNLEELRQIILDYEIVCPISGTKNWTEVRQFNLMFSTEMGSTADGSMKIYLRPETAQGIFVNYLNVQKTGRMRIPFGIAQIGKAFRNEIVARQFIFRMREFEQMEMQFFVRPGEELKWFAKWKETRLKWHKALGLGDHKYRFHDHDKLAHYANAATDIEFEMPFGFKEVEGIHSRTNFDLGSHEKYSGKKLQYFDPELGESYTPYVIETSIGVDRMFLSIMSAAYCEETLEGGESRVVLQLPAALAPVKVAVMPLVRKDGLPEKAQEIINTLKFDYRCQYDEKDSIGKRYRRQDAIGTPFCITVDHQSLEDNTVTVRFRDSMEQQRVAIADLPAMIGEQVSLKSLLKKIVE, encoded by the coding sequence ATGGCACAAGAAGACGTTTTCAAAAAATTAGTATCACATTGCAAAGAATATGGCTTTGTATTCCCCTCCAGTGAAATATATGACGGGCTGGGAGCCGTATACGATTACGGACAAATGGGAGTTGAACTTAAAAACAACATAAAAAAATACTGGTGGGACAGTATGGTACTCCTGCACGAGAATATCGTGGGTATCGATTCCGCTATCTTCATGCACCCTACGATCTGGAAAGCATCGGGGCACGTAGATGCATTTAACGATCCGTTGATAGACAACAAAGATTCGAAAAAACGCTATCGGGCAGATGTCCTTATAGAAGACCTCCTCGCCAAGATGGATGAAAAAATAGAAAAAGAAGTAGAAAAGGCAGCCAAACGCTTTGGCGACTCTTTTGATGAAGCCCTATTCAGGGAAACGAATCCCCGCATCATAGAACATAAAACCAAACGCGAAGAACTACATACCCGTTTTGCAAAGGCATTAAACGACAATAACCTCGAAGAATTACGGCAAATCATTCTGGATTACGAAATAGTATGCCCTATCAGTGGTACGAAAAACTGGACCGAAGTGCGTCAATTCAACCTGATGTTCTCGACCGAAATGGGTTCTACAGCCGATGGCTCCATGAAAATATACCTGAGACCCGAAACAGCCCAAGGTATTTTTGTGAACTATTTGAATGTGCAAAAGACCGGACGTATGCGCATCCCTTTTGGAATCGCACAAATAGGAAAAGCATTCCGTAACGAAATCGTGGCGCGCCAGTTCATTTTCCGCATGCGGGAATTCGAACAAATGGAAATGCAATTTTTCGTTCGTCCGGGCGAAGAACTCAAGTGGTTCGCCAAATGGAAAGAAACGCGTCTCAAATGGCATAAGGCCTTGGGACTCGGAGATCACAAATATCGTTTCCATGACCATGACAAACTGGCACATTACGCCAATGCCGCTACCGATATCGAATTCGAAATGCCTTTCGGTTTTAAAGAAGTGGAAGGAATACATTCCCGTACGAACTTTGACCTGGGAAGCCACGAAAAATATTCAGGTAAAAAATTACAATATTTCGATCCGGAATTAGGAGAATCTTATACTCCTTACGTTATCGAAACATCTATCGGAGTAGACCGGATGTTTCTTAGCATTATGTCCGCAGCCTATTGCGAAGAAACTCTCGAGGGAGGCGAATCGCGTGTTGTTCTGCAACTTCCGGCCGCGCTGGCACCTGTAAAAGTAGCTGTAATGCCATTAGTACGTAAAGACGGGCTTCCTGAAAAAGCACAGGAAATTATCAATACATTAAAATTCGATTATCGTTGCCAATACGATGAAAAAGACTCCATCGGTAAACGTTATCGCCGTCAGGATGCCATCGGTACTCCTTTCTGTATCACGGTAGACCACCAATCACTGGAAGACAATACCGTGACAGTCCGTTTCCGTGACAGTATGGAGCAACAACGTGTAGCAATCGCTGACCTGCCCGCAATGATAGGCGAACAGGTAAGCCTGAAATCACTGTTAAAAAAGATTGTAGAATAA
- a CDS encoding FKBP-type peptidyl-prolyl cis-trans isomerase, which produces MKKLPLVFILFLGVILWSCGDDSEDYWTKYETWREENTSWFFEQIVAKDEAGNLLYTQVTPDWDKGSYVLMRFYNDTMETRNNEMPIYNSTVDVIYRGALYNGIGFDSSYLKTASYGDSISRIQISNTIKGWQIALPTMHIGDSCRVIIPSALGYGETYTSDLLLPYSTLVFDIKLVGIPGKEKPVL; this is translated from the coding sequence ATGAAGAAATTACCGTTAGTATTTATACTCTTTCTGGGGGTTATCCTCTGGAGTTGTGGAGATGATTCGGAAGACTATTGGACAAAATATGAAACCTGGCGTGAAGAAAATACATCCTGGTTCTTTGAACAGATCGTCGCAAAAGATGAAGCAGGAAACCTGCTATACACGCAAGTAACTCCCGATTGGGATAAAGGTTCATATGTATTGATGAGATTTTACAACGATACCATGGAAACCCGGAACAACGAAATGCCTATTTACAACAGCACGGTAGATGTGATCTACCGCGGAGCTTTGTACAACGGTATAGGTTTCGACTCATCCTATCTTAAAACCGCTTCATACGGAGACAGCATATCCAGAATACAAATATCCAATACTATCAAAGGATGGCAGATAGCACTTCCCACCATGCACATAGGAGACAGTTGTCGTGTCATTATTCCTTCGGCACTGGGATATGGAGAAACTTATACTTCGGATCTCCTGCTTCCTTACTCCACTCTGGTATTCGATATCAAACTGGTAGGAATTCCCGGAAAAGAAAAACCTGTTTTGTAA
- a CDS encoding DUF4919 domain-containing protein: MKKFLTTIIALIFLFSGLYAQKNDHTTPDMQKIRKEVRDMNSPYYYPQLVKKYESTDTTMTVNDYRYLYYGYAFQEDYNPYRTSAYSSVLNKLYTKQKHTPAECDSIIKYAQLSLADFPFDLRQMNLLIYAYKEKQKFAWASLWEYRFNHIINAILSSGDGKTQKTAWYVIHPTHEYNIINRLGYTGKEYHFEDPYYDHITVEKNPLGIKGFYFNVKQILNEYNKKYGEE, from the coding sequence ATGAAGAAATTTTTAACTACCATAATAGCCCTTATATTCCTGTTCTCCGGACTTTACGCACAAAAAAACGATCATACGACTCCTGACATGCAAAAAATACGGAAAGAAGTACGGGACATGAACTCTCCCTATTACTATCCTCAACTTGTCAAAAAGTATGAAAGCACCGATACCACCATGACTGTAAACGATTACAGATATCTTTATTACGGATATGCCTTTCAGGAAGATTACAACCCTTACCGTACCTCGGCCTACTCATCGGTACTGAATAAACTATATACAAAACAAAAACATACGCCAGCAGAATGTGACAGCATTATCAAATATGCACAACTTTCACTGGCCGATTTCCCGTTCGATTTACGGCAAATGAATCTGCTGATATATGCGTATAAAGAAAAACAAAAATTCGCATGGGCCTCTTTATGGGAATACAGGTTTAATCATATCATCAATGCCATCCTCTCTTCCGGCGACGGTAAAACCCAGAAAACAGCCTGGTACGTCATCCATCCCACACACGAATACAATATCATAAACCGGTTAGGATATACCGGAAAAGAATATCATTTCGAAGATCCCTATTACGACCATATTACTGTAGAAAAGAATCCTCTCGGCATAAAAGGATTCTATTTCAATGTGAAACAGATACTAAACGAATATAACAAAAAATACGGGGAAGAATAA
- a CDS encoding DNA gyrase/topoisomerase IV subunit A, with protein MENEKTDISGHSSYRVPASDKSDTKYQLSGMFQNWFLDYASYVILERAVPHMSDGLKPVQRRILHSMKLLDDGRFNKVANIVGHTMQFHPHGDASIGDALVQLGQKDLLIDCQGNWGNILTGDSAAAPRYIEARLSKFALDVVFNPKITEWKLSYDGRKKEPVTLPVKFPLLLAQGVEGIAVGLSSKILPHNFNEILDAAVAYLKGEEFELFPDFQTGGSIDVTRYNDGERGGSVKIRAKIEKRDNRTLAITEIPYGKTTSTVIDSILKALDKGKIKIRKVDDNTAQHAEILVHLIPGTSSDKAIDALYAFSDCEVSVSPNCCVINEDKPHFLTVGELLRMSVDHTKELLRQELELQRGETLENLHFASLEKIFIEERIYKDKEFEESETMEEAIVHIHKRLVPFGALFVREVTDEDILKLMEIKMARILRFNSDKAEEAIAALKEHVCELENHLAHITDYTIHWYTYLKNKYGKDFPRRTEIRSFDTIEAAKVVEANEKLYINREEGFIGTSLKKDEYICNCSDIDDIIIFYKDGKYKIVKVSDKMFVGKNILYINVFKKNDNRTIYNVIYRDGRNGLHYIKRFAVTGVTRDKEYDLTQGKDGSRIVWFSANPNGEAEILKITFKPKPRMKSLYIEKDFSEIAIKGRQSMGNIVTKNEIHKISLKEKGGSTLGGRQVWFDWDVLRLNYDGRGEFLGEFHGNDQILVVLQNGDYYTSSFDAGNHYETNILFIEKYDANKVWTAVLNDADQGYPYLKRFQFEQGNKKQNFLGENPESALILLSDEAFPRFEVIFGGHDAFREPLIIEASDFIAVKGFKAKGKRISTYNIETVNELEPTRHAPEKPENTEDSGNGEVSDTGSVEPGDSDLLDEINGQMKLFD; from the coding sequence ATGGAAAATGAGAAGACTGATATTTCGGGCCATTCATCTTATAGAGTTCCGGCTTCGGACAAGTCCGATACTAAATACCAGCTTTCGGGAATGTTCCAGAACTGGTTCCTCGATTATGCTTCGTATGTAATACTGGAACGTGCGGTTCCGCATATGAGCGACGGCTTGAAGCCTGTGCAGCGGCGTATTCTGCATTCGATGAAATTATTGGACGACGGCCGTTTCAATAAAGTTGCCAATATAGTAGGACATACGATGCAGTTTCATCCGCACGGAGATGCTTCCATCGGGGATGCTCTTGTACAGTTGGGACAGAAAGACCTGCTTATCGATTGCCAGGGGAACTGGGGTAATATACTGACAGGCGATAGTGCAGCGGCTCCCCGTTATATAGAAGCCCGTCTCTCGAAATTTGCGCTCGATGTGGTTTTTAATCCGAAGATTACGGAATGGAAGCTATCCTATGATGGCCGAAAAAAAGAGCCTGTGACCTTGCCTGTTAAATTCCCGCTACTGCTTGCACAGGGGGTTGAGGGTATTGCGGTAGGCTTGTCTTCCAAGATACTGCCTCATAATTTTAATGAAATTCTGGATGCGGCCGTTGCTTATCTGAAAGGAGAGGAGTTCGAGTTATTTCCCGATTTCCAGACAGGCGGCTCTATCGATGTGACCCGTTATAATGATGGAGAACGAGGAGGATCTGTAAAAATCCGGGCCAAAATAGAAAAACGAGATAACCGTACTCTGGCTATTACCGAGATTCCTTATGGAAAGACTACATCTACGGTCATAGACTCTATTTTGAAGGCTTTAGATAAAGGAAAGATCAAGATACGTAAGGTGGATGACAATACGGCCCAGCATGCCGAGATACTGGTTCATCTTATACCGGGAACGTCCAGCGATAAAGCGATCGACGCCTTGTATGCATTCTCCGATTGTGAGGTGAGCGTATCTCCTAATTGTTGCGTAATCAATGAGGATAAACCTCATTTCCTGACTGTTGGCGAATTGCTGCGTATGAGTGTAGACCATACGAAAGAGTTGTTGAGGCAGGAGTTGGAACTGCAGCGTGGAGAGACGCTGGAAAATCTTCATTTTGCTTCTTTGGAAAAGATATTCATAGAGGAGCGTATCTATAAGGATAAAGAGTTTGAGGAAAGCGAGACGATGGAAGAAGCGATAGTTCATATCCATAAAAGGCTTGTTCCGTTCGGGGCTCTTTTTGTGCGCGAAGTGACGGATGAGGATATATTGAAGCTGATGGAGATAAAGATGGCCCGTATTCTTCGTTTCAATTCCGATAAGGCGGAAGAGGCAATTGCTGCTTTGAAAGAACACGTATGTGAACTGGAAAATCATCTGGCCCATATCACGGATTATACCATTCACTGGTATACTTACCTGAAAAATAAATACGGAAAAGATTTTCCCCGCCGTACCGAGATCCGTAGTTTTGATACGATAGAAGCAGCCAAAGTAGTGGAAGCGAATGAAAAATTGTATATTAACAGGGAGGAAGGATTTATCGGCACATCGTTGAAGAAGGACGAATATATTTGTAATTGTTCCGATATAGACGATATCATTATTTTTTATAAAGACGGAAAATACAAAATAGTGAAAGTCTCCGACAAAATGTTTGTAGGGAAAAATATCTTGTATATCAATGTCTTTAAGAAAAACGATAACCGTACTATATATAATGTGATATACAGGGACGGCCGAAACGGATTACATTACATAAAACGTTTTGCGGTAACCGGTGTTACCCGGGATAAAGAATATGATCTTACTCAGGGGAAAGATGGTTCACGTATCGTATGGTTCTCGGCTAATCCGAACGGTGAGGCTGAAATACTGAAGATCACTTTTAAACCTAAACCCCGTATGAAATCTTTGTATATCGAAAAAGATTTCAGCGAGATCGCGATCAAGGGAAGGCAGTCCATGGGAAATATCGTAACGAAGAACGAGATACATAAAATATCGCTGAAGGAGAAAGGAGGTTCTACTTTGGGAGGACGGCAAGTATGGTTCGACTGGGATGTGCTGCGCCTTAATTATGACGGCAGGGGAGAATTTCTCGGAGAATTCCATGGGAATGACCAGATACTTGTCGTGTTGCAGAACGGAGATTATTATACATCTTCTTTTGACGCCGGAAACCATTACGAAACGAACATTCTTTTTATTGAAAAGTATGATGCGAATAAAGTGTGGACAGCAGTTCTGAATGATGCCGATCAAGGTTATCCGTATCTGAAACGTTTCCAGTTCGAACAGGGAAATAAAAAACAAAATTTTTTGGGAGAGAATCCCGAATCCGCACTTATTCTGCTGAGCGATGAGGCTTTTCCCCGTTTTGAGGTGATATTCGGGGGGCATGATGCATTCAGGGAACCCCTGATTATCGAGGCTTCCGATTTTATTGCCGTGAAAGGTTTTAAGGCAAAAGGGAAACGTATATCGACTTATAATATAGAGACTGTCAATGAACTGGAACCGACCCGGCATGCCCCCGAGAAACCAGAGAATACCGAGGATTCCGGTAACGGTGAAGTTTCGGATACAGGAAGCGTCGAGCCCGGGGATTCTGATCTTCTGGATGAAATAAACGGACAGATGAAACTTTTTGATTAA
- the phoU gene encoding phosphate signaling complex protein PhoU has translation MIYIEKELENLKKEVLEMWDLVNSQLNRAGESLISLDKDLAKEVVYREKRVNAFELKIDSDCEDIIGLYNPVALDLRFTLAMMKINNNLERIADFCEGIARFVIDYPEINIEAELFEKTGIKEMLQIIKDMMNKAELALIEEKSSLAVDLFEMDNRVDELNRNAVPIIAEYLQQFPERAVECLNLISIIRRMERIGDHCNNMAEEIVFYLDAKVLKHADKLLK, from the coding sequence ATGATATACATCGAAAAAGAACTCGAAAATCTAAAAAAAGAGGTTCTCGAAATGTGGGATCTGGTGAACTCCCAACTGAACCGGGCCGGCGAATCGTTGATCTCTCTGGACAAGGATCTTGCCAAAGAGGTCGTTTACCGTGAAAAAAGAGTAAATGCTTTCGAACTGAAAATAGATAGTGATTGTGAAGATATCATAGGACTGTACAATCCCGTTGCCCTGGATCTGCGCTTCACATTGGCGATGATGAAGATCAACAACAATCTGGAACGCATAGCCGACTTTTGCGAAGGCATTGCACGATTCGTCATCGATTATCCAGAGATTAATATCGAAGCCGAGCTTTTCGAAAAAACCGGTATAAAAGAAATGTTACAAATCATTAAAGACATGATGAACAAGGCGGAACTGGCTCTGATAGAAGAAAAATCTTCCCTGGCCGTCGACCTGTTCGAAATGGATAACCGCGTAGACGAACTGAACCGGAACGCAGTACCTATTATTGCCGAATATTTGCAGCAATTTCCGGAACGTGCTGTCGAATGCCTGAATCTCATCAGCATTATCCGGCGTATGGAACGTATCGGCGACCATTGCAACAATATGGCCGAAGAAATCGTATTTTATCTGGATGCCAAAGTTTTAAAACATGCCGACAAACTGTTGAAATAA
- a CDS encoding RHS repeat domain-containing protein, translated as MAALFLFAYNVYDFEEEGNKHILGWILPRSRSPWNFTYETDPVRGNILSRSEYRNKGKRTESFQYDNMDRLTKINNPYGATSMKYHTNGNIEKKSDVGEYKYDGNRPHAVTDIVNPDSALINSTDYTLNYDENIHRPINIKRTGANMMIIYGPDDQRIESYVYTQPRKVGRRTYHGDNYEKYITNDTIVRQISYLSGPDGPFAVSIYDPVNETDSIFYLHTDIQGSVIALSDNGGKIVERHSYDAWGRERNPDKWDEYVHSTSRILRRYTMHETIPEFGLINMNSRVYDPQLGVFLSPDPLMQDMENSQNFNRYAYCFNNPLKYTDPSGEFFLGLFLPGIGSIIDAMLWSGLNYAYNAGSDDSVDGMICGMMMSGVTASLSMSTSMVIGDMIGHSVGNIGTEFLRAGMHGVVGGSISAIYGDDFLSGFAGNAVSSLAGSIMQSSNVTEPLSLAVGGAISGATSSAVSGGDWRIGAFNGFVVGFFNHGEGGRQEKKQDEQKKNAGKYQKYPENETLNDATSFGAVITK; from the coding sequence ATGGCCGCTCTGTTTCTTTTTGCTTATAATGTCTACGATTTCGAGGAAGAAGGAAATAAACACATCCTGGGCTGGATACTGCCCCGATCCCGGTCTCCCTGGAACTTCACTTACGAGACCGATCCCGTAAGGGGAAATATCCTTTCACGCTCGGAATACAGGAATAAAGGAAAACGGACCGAATCGTTCCAGTACGACAATATGGACCGGCTTACGAAAATAAACAATCCTTACGGGGCTACGAGTATGAAATATCACACGAACGGAAATATCGAAAAGAAAAGCGATGTGGGCGAATACAAATACGATGGGAACCGCCCTCATGCGGTAACGGACATCGTGAATCCCGATTCCGCCCTTATAAACAGCACAGACTACACTCTCAATTATGATGAAAACATACACAGGCCTATTAATATTAAAAGAACAGGGGCGAATATGATGATTATATACGGACCGGACGACCAGCGTATCGAGAGTTATGTATACACCCAACCCAGAAAAGTAGGACGGCGCACTTATCATGGAGACAATTATGAAAAATATATTACCAATGATACGATTGTCCGCCAAATTTCTTATCTTTCGGGACCGGACGGACCGTTTGCCGTATCAATTTATGACCCCGTGAATGAAACTGATTCCATATTTTATCTGCATACCGATATACAGGGTTCTGTTATCGCTCTGAGTGATAACGGGGGTAAGATCGTGGAAAGGCACAGCTATGACGCCTGGGGACGGGAACGGAATCCGGATAAATGGGACGAATACGTACATAGTACGTCCCGAATCCTGAGGAGATATACTATGCACGAGACGATACCGGAGTTCGGGCTTATCAATATGAACAGCCGCGTGTACGATCCGCAACTGGGGGTGTTCCTCAGTCCCGATCCGTTGATGCAGGATATGGAGAATTCGCAGAACTTCAACCGCTATGCGTATTGTTTCAACAATCCGCTTAAATATACCGACCCCTCAGGAGAATTCTTTCTGGGTTTATTCCTGCCGGGGATAGGTAGTATCATAGATGCTATGCTCTGGAGCGGGCTAAACTATGCCTACAATGCCGGTAGTGACGATAGTGTGGATGGTATGATTTGTGGTATGATGATGAGTGGTGTTACTGCTTCCTTATCTATGAGTACTTCAATGGTTATAGGCGATATGATCGGCCATTCTGTCGGTAATATCGGAACAGAATTTCTCAGGGCTGGTATGCATGGGGTGGTAGGAGGTTCCATTAGTGCCATCTATGGAGACGATTTCCTAAGTGGATTTGCAGGTAATGCCGTATCGTCTCTGGCAGGATCTATTATGCAAAGTTCGAATGTTACCGAACCGTTATCTTTAGCCGTAGGCGGAGCTATAAGCGGAGCAACGTCATCGGCCGTATCAGGCGGTGATTGGCGTATAGGAGCATTCAATGGTTTTGTCGTCGGATTCTTTAATCATGGAGAAGGAGGGAGACAAGAAAAGAAACAAGATGAACAAAAGAAAAACGCAGGGAAATATCAAAAATATCCGGAAAATGAAACATTAAACGATGCTACATCTTTTGGAGCGGTCATTACAAAAGA
- a CDS encoding LemA family protein, producing the protein MKRILKLIFAVIITASFTSCSYNSIVEAEEGVNAQWAKVENQYQRRADLIPNLVNTVKGYASHESSTLEAVVNARAKATQITIDPANLDEASLKKYQAAQGELSAALGKLLAVTENYPDLKANQNFRELQAQLEGTENRISTERTRYSDAVAVYNAKIRKFPAVITAKIFGFNPKPQFSAEAGAEQAPKVEF; encoded by the coding sequence ATGAAACGAATCCTTAAACTCATATTCGCGGTTATTATTACGGCCTCTTTTACCTCTTGTAGCTATAACAGCATTGTAGAAGCTGAAGAAGGGGTTAATGCCCAGTGGGCTAAGGTTGAAAACCAGTACCAACGTCGTGCGGACCTGATTCCCAATCTGGTAAATACGGTAAAAGGATACGCCTCACACGAAAGTTCCACATTAGAAGCCGTGGTGAACGCCAGAGCTAAGGCGACACAAATAACAATCGATCCGGCAAATCTGGACGAAGCCTCATTGAAAAAATATCAGGCGGCACAAGGTGAATTAAGTGCGGCATTAGGCAAACTGTTGGCTGTTACCGAAAATTATCCAGACCTGAAAGCAAACCAAAATTTTCGGGAACTACAGGCTCAGTTGGAAGGAACGGAAAACCGCATATCGACGGAACGCACACGCTATAGCGATGCCGTGGCTGTTTATAACGCTAAGATCCGTAAATTTCCTGCCGTAATTACAGCCAAGATTTTCGGATTTAATCCTAAACCCCAGTTCTCGGCAGAAGCGGGTGCCGAACAAGCTCCTAAAGTTGAATTTTAA
- a CDS encoding DUF456 domain-containing protein produces the protein MDIFLVILSVICLLTGLAGCFLPVIPGPPLSYIGLFLLHLTPYAQFGTTTLVVWGIITLLICVMDYILPSWMTRKFGGSKYAGYGALAGMFAGLPFGITGIILGPFFGALVGELLYDRTNPGKAAKAAFGSFLAFFVGTGIKVAVSFIFIGMAIIAVF, from the coding sequence ATGGATATTTTTCTCGTCATTCTTTCCGTTATATGTCTTCTTACCGGGCTGGCCGGATGCTTTCTTCCGGTTATACCCGGACCTCCCCTCTCTTACATCGGCTTGTTTCTGCTTCACCTTACGCCATACGCGCAATTCGGAACAACAACCCTGGTCGTATGGGGAATCATAACCCTGCTTATATGTGTAATGGACTATATATTACCCTCCTGGATGACCCGCAAGTTCGGCGGTTCGAAATATGCAGGATACGGAGCCTTGGCCGGAATGTTCGCAGGACTGCCGTTTGGAATAACCGGGATCATACTAGGTCCATTTTTTGGAGCTCTGGTTGGGGAATTACTATACGACCGAACGAACCCCGGCAAAGCAGCCAAAGCAGCATTCGGCTCTTTTCTGGCCTTTTTCGTAGGAACCGGCATCAAAGTAGCCGTCTCATTCATTTTCATAGGAATGGCTATCATAGCCGTTTTTTAA
- a CDS encoding FKBP-type peptidyl-prolyl cis-trans isomerase, with protein sequence MEIQPGKVVELAYNLYSGEGTDEDSLMQKVTNEYPDRFIIGTNNQVLPLLEKNLLGLKQGDKFDIFIPMKDAFGERNEEHVMDLDKEIFVVEGEFDDKVIFEGNSVPMMTATGERIMGHILKITEDKVIMDFNHPLAGEDLHFVGEVLLVRDATEEELNPKCGCGCGHDHGDGCGDGECGGCDGCH encoded by the coding sequence ATGGAAATACAACCCGGAAAAGTAGTGGAGTTGGCTTACAATCTCTACTCCGGTGAAGGAACCGATGAAGATTCGCTGATGCAAAAAGTGACGAACGAATATCCCGACCGCTTTATAATCGGAACAAACAATCAGGTTCTGCCGTTGCTTGAAAAAAACCTTCTGGGACTAAAACAAGGCGATAAGTTCGATATCTTCATTCCCATGAAAGATGCATTCGGAGAACGTAACGAAGAGCATGTTATGGATCTGGATAAAGAAATATTCGTAGTAGAAGGGGAATTTGACGACAAAGTCATTTTCGAAGGAAACTCCGTTCCTATGATGACTGCAACAGGAGAACGTATCATGGGACATATCCTCAAAATCACCGAAGATAAGGTTATCATGGATTTCAATCACCCGCTTGCAGGAGAAGACCTTCATTTCGTAGGAGAAGTTCTTTTAGTACGAGATGCAACTGAAGAAGAGTTAAATCCCAAATGCGGCTGCGGCTGCGGACACGACCATGGAGACGGTTGCGGCGATGGAGAATGCGGAGGTTGTGACGGTTGCCACTAA
- a CDS encoding DUF3316 domain-containing protein encodes MRKLWNIIGLLALFPFVLTAQEVEVKPLRPITSATQLEIGGNNALDTYLSPMRYSGWNFGLSHERMQVTRFAPRTWVSQQRISANFSPMENGPKNGKMYNGFIDYSYGFMRYWDLWNGFRLMIGPEAGASAGFLYNIRNSNNPATAKVKASVGFSGMAVYNFKIGRLPLTLRYQASLPVFGVFFSPHYGQSYYEIFGLGNSDGVVRFGSWHNRFDMMNVVTADIHFGSWALRLGYRNTIRTSYVDHINTQIFTNSLVLGVTGEFLRFNRRDSDRSKRPVLSAFY; translated from the coding sequence ATGAGAAAGTTATGGAATATAATAGGGCTATTGGCTCTTTTCCCTTTTGTTCTTACTGCACAAGAGGTTGAAGTAAAACCTTTACGTCCCATTACTTCGGCAACGCAATTGGAGATCGGCGGGAATAATGCGCTCGATACTTATTTATCTCCCATGCGGTACAGCGGGTGGAACTTCGGTTTGAGTCACGAACGTATGCAGGTGACCCGTTTTGCTCCTCGTACATGGGTGTCACAGCAACGCATTTCGGCCAATTTTTCCCCTATGGAAAACGGACCTAAGAACGGAAAAATGTATAATGGTTTCATCGATTATTCTTATGGATTTATGCGTTATTGGGATCTATGGAACGGGTTTCGGTTAATGATAGGTCCCGAAGCAGGTGCGTCCGCCGGTTTTTTATACAATATCCGCAATTCCAATAATCCGGCAACGGCTAAAGTCAAGGCATCAGTGGGTTTTTCAGGAATGGCTGTATATAATTTTAAGATAGGCCGCCTTCCTTTGACATTACGTTATCAGGCTTCATTACCTGTGTTCGGAGTATTTTTTTCTCCGCATTACGGCCAGTCTTATTATGAAATATTCGGTCTGGGAAACAGTGACGGTGTGGTGAGATTCGGCTCCTGGCATAACAGGTTTGACATGATGAATGTGGTAACGGCTGATATTCATTTCGGCAGCTGGGCCTTGCGTCTGGGATACCGCAATACTATACGTACATCTTATGTAGATCACATTAATACCCAGATATTTACGAATAGCCTGGTATTAGGAGTAACAGGTGAATTCCTGCGCTTTAACCGCCGTGATTCCGACAGAAGCAA